A single genomic interval of Lucilia cuprina isolate Lc7/37 chromosome 2, ASM2204524v1, whole genome shotgun sequence harbors:
- the LOC111683862 gene encoding serine/threonine-protein phosphatase 6 regulatory ankyrin repeat subunit A isoform X7, translated as MSQPGKRGGRGAAAKGIGRNTPSSVTSGATSNTPDESVVASDRNTPASKAESDPKDDSSSNGDRKEIDGAPTPKPPSAGASIRESANKILALSMKGEWTPVEQELKKLEKYVANQGEDGNTIPLAGIHDVNTGMTPLMFATKDNKTSIMDRMIELGADVGARNNDNYNVLHIAAMYSREDVVKLLLNKRGVDPFSTGGSRAQTAVHLVSSRQTGTATNILRALLAAAGKDIRLKADGRGKVPLLLAVEAGNQSMVRELLAAQTADQLKATAANGDTALHLAARRRDVDMVRILVDYGTNVDTQNGEGQTPLHIAAAEGDEALLKYFYGVRASASIADNQDRTPMHLAAENGHAHVIEILADKFKASIFERTKDGSTLMHIASLNGHAECATMLFKKGVYLHMPNKDGARSIHTAAAYGHTGIINTLLQKGEKVDVTTNDNYTALHIAVEACKPAVVETLLGFGADVHVRGGKSHETPLHLAARVKDGDRCALMLLKSGASPNLTTDDGLTPVHFAARHGNLATLMQLLEDGGDPLYKSNTGETPLHMACRACHPEIVKHLIETVKEKHGSDKATSYINTVNEDGATALHFTCQITKEEVKIPESDKEIVSMLLENGADVTLQTKNALETAFHYCAMAGNNDVLMEMIAHMNPTDIQKAMNRQSSIGWTPLLIACHRGHMELVNNLLANHARVDVFDIEGRSALHLAAERGYLHVCDALLTNKAFINSKSRVGRTALHLAAMNGFTHLVKFLIKDHNAVIDILTLRKQTPLHLAAASGQMEVCQLLLELGANIDATDDLGQKPIHVAAQNNYSEVAKLFLQQHPSLVNATSKDGNTCAHIAAMQGSVKVIEELMKFDRSGVISARNKLTDATPLQLAAEGGHADVVKALVRAGASCTEENKAGFTAVHLAAQNGHGQVLDVLKSTNSLRITSKKLGLTPLHVAAYYGQADTVRELLTSVPATVKSETPTGQSLFGELGTESGMTPLHLAAYSGNENVVRLLLNSAGVQVDAATTENGYNPLHLACFGGHMSVVGLLLSRSAELLQSTDRHGRTGLHIAAMHGHFQMVEILLGQGAEINATDKNGWTPLHCAAKAGHLEVVKLLCEAGASPKSETNYGCAPIWFAASEGHNDVLRYLMNKEHDTYGLMDDKRFVYNLMVVSKNHNNKPIQEFVLVSPAPVDTAAKLSNIYMILSTKEKERAKDLVAAGKQCEAMATELLALAAGSDSAGKILQATDKRNVEFLDVLIENEQKEVIAHTVVQRYLQELWRGSLTWASWKILLLLVAFIICPPVWIGFTFPMGHKFNKVPIIKFMSYLTSHIYLMIHLSIVGITPIYPVLRLSLVPYWYEIGLLIWLSGLLLFELTNPSDKSGLGSIKLLVLLLGMAGVGVHVTAFCFVSKEYWPTLIYCRNQCFALAFLLACVQILDFLSFHHLFGPWAIIIGDLLKDLARFLAVLAIFVFGFSMHIVALNQSFANFTPEELRSFEKKNRNRGYFSDDDMPTPRPPPAENYVDSSRSMLSEFRRKHKDDLRMHPINSFELLFFAVFGQTTTEQTQVDKIKNLATPTQPYWVEYLFKIVFGIYMLVSVVVLINLLIAMMSDTYQRIQAQSDIEWKFGLSKLIRNMHRTTTAPSPLNLVTTWFMWIVEKVKARMKKKKRPSLVQMMGIRQASPRTKAGAKWLSKIKKDSMALSVVHLSPLGSQTSFSAANQNRIENVADWEAIAKKYRALMGDEEATSLKDSDAESGSVEGGGASHPPGQVGNNVANQQPNV; from the exons gACAATTACAATGTGTTGCATATTGCAGCCATGTATTCGCGTGAGGATGTCGTAAAACTGTTGCTAAATAAACGAGGAGTTGATCCATTTTCAACTGGAGGG TCTCGGGCACAGACAGCGGTGCATTTGGTATCGAGTCGTCAAACTGGTACAGCAACCAATATCTTAAGAGCTTTATTGGCAGCAGCTGGCAAGGATATACGTTTAAAAGCGGACGGG agaGGGAAAGTTCCACTCCTTTTGGCTGTAGAAGCGGGAAATCAGTCTATGGTTAGAGAATTATTGGCAGCACAAACGGCTGATCAACTAAAG GCTACGGCAGCCAATGGAGACACAGCCTTGCATTTGGCTGCCAGGCGGCGGGATGTTGATATGGTACGCATATTGGTGGACTATGGCACTAATGTTGATACACAAAATGGTGAAGGGCAAACACCTCTACACATAGCGGCAGCTGAAGGAGATGAAGCATTGTTAAAGTACTTTTATGGTGTAAGAGCATCTGCTTCAATAGCGGATAATCAAG ATCGAACTCCTATGCATTTGGCTGCTGAGAATGGTCATGCTcatgttattgaaattttagCCGATAAATTTAAAGCCAGTATATTTGAGCGAACCAAAGATGGCAGTACATTAATGCATATTGCTTCTCTTAATGGCCACGCAGAATGTGCCACTATGCTTTTCAAGAAAGGAGTTTACCTGCATATGCCCAATAAAGATGGAGCTCGTAGTATCCATACAGCTGCTGCTTATGGCCATACCGGCATTATTAATACTCTCTtgcaaaaaggggaaaaagtCGATGTAACAACTAAT GATAATTACACAGCTTTACATATAGCGGTCGAAGCATGCAAACCAGCAGTGGTTGAGACACTACTTGGTTTTGGAGCCGATGTTCATGTCCGGGGTGGTAAATCTCATGAGACTCCCTTACATTTAGCCGCACGAGTTAAGGATGGAGATCGTTGtgctttaatgctccttaagtCCGGTGCTAGTCCCAATTTAACTACCGATGATGGCCTGACGCCGGTACATTTTGCCGCCCGTCATGGTAATCTGGCAACGCTGATGCAACTTCTCGAAGATGGTGGCGATCCCCTTTATAAGTCCAAT ACTGGCGAAACTCCTTTGCATATGGCCTGTCGCGCCTGTCATCCTGAGATTGTTAAACATCTGATTGAAACTGTGAAAGAGAAACATGGATCCGACAAAGCCACTTCTTACATAAATACCGTTAATGAAGATGGTGCCACTGCGCTACATTTTACTTGCCAAATTACTAAAGAAGAAGTTAAAATACCCGAGTCCGATAAAGAAATAGTGAGTATGTTGCTGGAGAATGGTGCTGATGTTACATTGCAGACTAAAAATGCTCTGGAAACTGCCTTCCATTATTGTGCGATGGCGGGCAACAATGACGTATTAATGGAAATGATCGCCCACATGAATCCGACGGACATACAGAAGGCCATGAACCGTCAGTCGTCCATAGGATGGACGCCCTTACTGATTGCCTGTCATAGAGGGCATATGGAACTGGTCAACAACCTTTTAGCGAATCATGCCAGAGTTGATGTATTCGATATCGAGGGTCGTTCTGCTTTGCATTTGGCTGCCGAACGAGGGTATCTGCATGTATGCGATGCTCTATTGACTAATAAGGCTTTTATCAATTCGAAATCTCGAGTTGGTCGCACGGCGTTACATCTGGCCGCGATGAACGGCTTCACTCATCTTGTGAAGTTTCTCATCAAGGATCACAATGCAGTTATTGACATTTTAACATTACGCAAACAAACGCCACTTCATCTGGCTGCGGCCAGCGGTCAGATGGAGGTATGTCAGCTCTTGTTAGAATTGGGAGCTAACATAGACGCGACCGATGACTTGGGACAGAAACCCATACATGTCGCCGCGCAGAACAACTACTCAGAAGTGGCCAAATTGTTTCTGCAGCAACATCCATCACTGGTAAATGCTACTAGTAAAGATGGAAATACCTGTGCCCATATTGCTGCCATGCAGGGTTCTGTTAAGGTGATCGAGGAACTAATGAAGTTCGATCGATCTGGCGTGATATCTGCTAGAAATAAATTGACTGACGCGACACCATTACAATTAGCAGCAGAAGGAGGTCATGCAGATGTAGTGAAGGCGTTGGTTAGAGCTGGAGCATCATGTACGGAGGAGAATAAAGCCGGATTTACAGCTGTGCATTTGGCGGCTCAGAACGGCCATGGCCAGGTATTGGACGTTTTGAAAAGTACAAATTCTTTGAGGATCACCAGCAAGAAATTGGGACTGACACCGTTGCATGTGGCAGCCTACTATGGACAGGCGGATACGGTGCGAGAACTTCTTACTAGTGTACCGGCCACAGTAAAATCAGAAACGCCGACAGGACAAAGTTTGTTTGGTGAGTTGGGTACAGAATCGGGGATGACTCCCCTACATTTGGCAGCATATTCAGGCAACGAGAACGTAGTACGATTACTGCTGAACTCAGCCGGAGTGCAGGTGGATGCAGCTACCACAGAGAAT GGTTACAATCCTCTTCATTTGGCGTGCTTCGGTGGTCACATGTCAGTGGTTGGTTTACTTCTGAGTCGCTCGGCAGAACTTCTCCAGTCTACAGATCGCCATGGTCGCACTGGTTTACACATAGCTGCTATGCATGGTCATTTTCAGATGGTGGAGATTTTGCTGGGTCAAGGCGCAGAAATAAATGCAACTGACAAAAATGGTTGGACGCCACTGCATTGTGCTGCCAAAGCCGGTCACTTAGAAGTGGTGAAACTTTTGTGTGAGGCTGGAGCCTCTCCAAAATCTGAAACCAATTACGGTTGTGCCCCTATATGGTTTGCTGCTTCCGAAGGACACAATGACGTTCTCAGGTATCTAATGAATAAGGAACATGACACCTATGGTTTGATGGACGACAAACGCTTTGTATACAACTTGATGGTGGTCTCGAAAAATCACAACAATAAACCGATACAGGAATTTGTTTTGGTTTCGCCTGCACCCGTAGATACAGCTGCCAAATTATCTAacatttatatgattttatccACTAAG GAAAAAGAGCGTGCTAAGGATCTAGTAGCAGCTGGCAAACAATGTGAGGCTATGGCGACCGAACTATTGGCCTTAGCCGCCGGTTCTGACTCTGCGGGAAAAATTTTACAAGCGACCGATAAAAGAAATGTGGAGTTTTTAGATGTATTAATAGAAAATGAACAGAAAGAGGTTATAGCCCATACAGTGGTACAAAGATATCTGCAG GAATTGTGGCGAGGTTCCTTGACATGGGCTTCCTGGAAAATATTGCTACTACTAGTAGCATTTATAATCTGCCCACCCGTTTGGATTGGTTTTACCTTTCCCATGGGTCACAAATTTAACAAAGTGcctattataaaatttatgtcttACCTCACCTCGCACATCTATCTAATGATCCATCTCAGTATTGTGGGTATAACTCCAATTTATCCGGTGCTTCGACTAAGCTTGGTCCCCTACTGGTACGAAATAGGCCTGCTCATTTGGTTGAGCGGTTTACTTTTGTTCGAGTTGACAAATCCTTCAGATAAATCGGGATTGGGATCTATAAAATTGTTAGTGCTGCTGTTGGGAATGGCCGGTGTTGGAGTTCATGTAACGGCCTTCTGCTTCGTGTCCAAAGAATATTGGCCAACGCTTATATATTGTCGCAATCAATGCTTTGCTTTGGCCTTCTTGCTTGCATGTGTACAAATTTTAGACTTCCTCTCGTTCCATCATCTCTTTGGGCCCTGGGCCATTATTATTGGCGATTTGCTCAAGGATTTGGCGAGATTTTTGGCTGTGTTAGCTATATTCGTTTTCGGCTTTTCTATGCACATAGTAGCTCTGAATCAATCATTTGCCAATTTTACTCCCGAGGAGTTAAGATCGTTTGAAAAGAAGAATCGTAATCGTGGATATTTCAGTGACG ATGACATGCCCACACCTCGCCCACCGCCTGCAGAGAACTATGTTGACTCTAGTCGCAGTATGTTGAGTGAATTTCGCCGCAAGCATAAAGATGATC TGCGCATGCATCCGATAAATTCgtttgaattattattttttgccgTGTTTGGTCAAACGACGACTGAACAGACACAAGTTGACAAAATCAAAAATCTAGCTACGCCCACTCAACCCTATTGGGTGGAGTATctatttaaaatagtatttgGTATCTATATGTTGGTGTCGGTGGTGGTGCTAATCAATCTATTAATTGCTATGATGTCCGATACCTATCAAAGGATACAG gCCCAATCTGATATTGAATGGAAATTTGGTCTATCAAAGCTTATACGCAATATGCATCGCACAACAACAGCGCCATCCCCGCTTAATTTAGTTACCACCTGGTTTATGTGGATCGTTGAGAAGGTCAAG GCTCGCATGAAGAAAAAGAAGCGTCCAAGTCTGGTACAGATGATGGGAATACGCCAGGCCAGTCCCCGTACGAAAGCTGGAGCCAAATGGCTTTCCAAGATCAAGAAAG ATTCCATGGCCTTATCAGTGGTACACTTATCACCGTTGGGTTCTCAAACCAGTTTTTCGGCTGCCAACCAAAATCGCATTGAAAACGTTGCTGACTGGGAAGCTATTGCCAAAAAGTACCGTGCTCTCATGGGAGATGAAGAAGCAACATCGCTTAAAGATTCAGATGCAGAATCAGGTTCCGTTGAAGGTGGGGGAGCCTCACATCCACCCGGCCAGGTGGGCAATAATGTTGCGAACCAACAGCCAAATGTTTAA